TGTAGTGCACGTCAACGCGCACGCCACGTCGACGCCGGTGGGCGACAAGCCTGAATACACCGCCCTCCGCTCCGCCCTGGGAAACCACGTGGACAACGTGGCCGTCTCCGCGACGAAGTCGCAGATGGGGCACCTCCTGGGCGCCTCCGGTGCTGTCGAGGCCGTACTCACGGTACTCGCTGTTTACGACCGCAAGGCACCGGTCACCATCAACCTGGAAAACCAGGACCCGGAAATCCCGCTCGACGTCGTCACGTCCGCCCGGGACCTGCCCGCCGGCAGCATCGTTGCGCTGAGCAACTCGTTCGGCTTTGGCGGCCACAATGCCGTGATTGCGGTCCGCAGCGTCTAACGCGCAGCATGTGATCCGTTTACGAGAGGAGGCCCCGCCGGTTGGCGGGGCCTCCTCTTTGCTATGGAAAAACGTCAGCTCGACGGCGGTCAGCCCACCTGGTGGAGCCAGCGCACGGGGGCGCCTTCAGCAGCGTGCCGGAACGGTTCGAGTTCTTCGTCCCAGGCTTCGCCCAGGGCGAGGGAGAGTTCGTGGTAGACGGCGGCGGGGTCACCGGCGCCCGACTCGTAGGCGTAGCGGATCCTGTCCTCGGACACCATGATGTTGCCGTGGACGTCGGTGACGGCGTGGAAGATGCCAAGCTCAGGGGTGTGCGACCACCGCCCGCCGTCAACGCCCTGGCTTGGCTCCTCCGTGACCTCATACCGAAGGTGTGCCCACCCGCGCAGGGAAGACGCAAGCTTGGATCCTGTCCCGGGGGCGCCGGTCCAGGACAGCTCGGCCCGGAACATTCCGGGCGCGGCAGGCTGAGGGGTCCACTCAAGATCCGTCCGCTTGTCCACGACGGATCCGATGGCCCACTCAACATGAGGGCACAGGGCCGTAGGGGCCGAGTGAACGAACAGCACACCGCGGGTCATTGCAACAGACATTCCATCCTCCATAGCTCTAGGTACGTCTTCCCCAACGACCTCTGCCTGGATGGAACTGCTGGTGCCTGCACTGCGGCGGCGTTCCTGCCTGCCTATTCAGATGTATCAGATAAAGCTGTGTCCGGACTTGCTGTGACGCGAAAAGCCGCAAGCTTCACGCAGGACTTGAAAGTTACCGGACGTGACTCTCATTGTGCCGTACCCCACGAAATTACGCCAGTGCGATTCATGGCGATGAGGCTTATGCCCTCGGATGGGCCTTCTGGTAGCTCTGCCGGAGCCGGTCCACCGAAACATGGGTATAGATCTGGGTAGTGGCCAGGCTGCTGTGGCCAAGGATTTCCTGCACGGCGCGGAGATCGGCCCCTCCGTCCAGCAGATGCGTGGCCGCCGAGTGCCGCAGGGCATGCGGCCCCGAGGCCGAGGTATCGCCAAGCCCTGCGAAGAGGTCGTGGACCATGGCGCGGACCTGGCGCTGGTCCACCCGGCCGCCGCGGGTGCCCAGGAAGAGCGCCGGCCCGCTGCTGCCCTTGGCGAGCAGGGGCCTGCCGCGCCGCAGCCAGTCGTCCACGGCAAGGGCAGCGGGAACACCGTAGGGAACAGTGCGTTCCTTGTTGCCCTTGCCGATGACGCGCAGCGTGCGGCGGTCGGGGTCCAAATCATCGATGTCCAGCCCCGCCAGTTCGCCCACACGGACACCGGTGGCGTAGAGCAGTTCCACGATGGCCCGGTTCCGCAGGGCAAGCGGCGCGCCCTCGGCGGCCGCGTCGTCCAAGGTGGCCAGCAGCCGGGTTACCTGTGCAGCCTGCAGGACGCCGGGCAAAGCCTGCTCCCGTTTGGGGGCCTTGAGGCGCAGGGCGGGATCCGCAACGATGAGTTCCTCCGCCAGGGCCCATGCCGTGAAGACCCTTACGGAGGCGGACCGACGGGCGAGGGTTGCCCGGGCTGCCCCGGCCTGGCTCTGGTCCCCCAGCCAGCGCCGGAGCGTTCCAAGATCCAGGTCCCCAAGGCGGAGGG
The Arthrobacter sp. PGP41 genome window above contains:
- a CDS encoding DUF3145 domain-containing protein, translating into MSVAMTRGVLFVHSAPTALCPHVEWAIGSVVDKRTDLEWTPQPAAPGMFRAELSWTGAPGTGSKLASSLRGWAHLRYEVTEEPSQGVDGGRWSHTPELGIFHAVTDVHGNIMVSEDRIRYAYESGAGDPAAVYHELSLALGEAWDEELEPFRHAAEGAPVRWLHQVG
- a CDS encoding tyrosine recombinase XerC; the protein is MENEELPAELHGALEAFARYLSAERAVSPHTLRGYLGDVRSLLTHATAEGALRLGDLDLGTLRRWLGDQSQAGAARATLARRSASVRVFTAWALAEELIVADPALRLKAPKREQALPGVLQAAQVTRLLATLDDAAAEGAPLALRNRAIVELLYATGVRVGELAGLDIDDLDPDRRTLRVIGKGNKERTVPYGVPAALAVDDWLRRGRPLLAKGSSGPALFLGTRGGRVDQRQVRAMVHDLFAGLGDTSASGPHALRHSAATHLLDGGADLRAVQEILGHSSLATTQIYTHVSVDRLRQSYQKAHPRA